One window of Sebaldella sp. S0638 genomic DNA carries:
- a CDS encoding aldo/keto reductase: MENTDKIKKDNFARNVILRDGGQVNAIGQGTWRMGEKHSEKLKEVKVLRLGIDLGMTLIDTAEMYGSGGAEEITGEAVKGIRDKVFVVSKVYPQNADKKRAVLSCENSLKRLGTDYIDLYLLHWRGSVPLHETVDVMEQLVKDGKIKRWGVSNFDVKDMEELWKIPKGSNCAVNQVLYHLGSRGIEYDLLPWCRGKGLPVMAYCPVAQGGVLREELLGNKTVKK, from the coding sequence ATGGAAAATACTGATAAAATAAAAAAAGATAATTTTGCAAGAAATGTAATTTTGAGAGACGGCGGGCAGGTAAATGCAATAGGTCAGGGAACATGGCGTATGGGCGAAAAGCATTCGGAAAAATTAAAAGAAGTAAAAGTTCTCAGATTAGGAATTGATCTGGGAATGACACTTATAGACACGGCAGAAATGTACGGCAGCGGCGGAGCGGAAGAAATAACAGGCGAAGCAGTAAAAGGAATAAGAGATAAAGTTTTTGTTGTTTCAAAGGTTTATCCCCAAAATGCCGATAAAAAAAGAGCGGTTCTCTCATGTGAAAATTCTCTGAAAAGACTTGGTACAGATTATATTGATTTATATCTGCTTCATTGGAGGGGTTCAGTTCCTCTTCATGAAACTGTGGATGTAATGGAACAGCTTGTAAAAGATGGGAAAATAAAGAGATGGGGAGTTTCGAACTTTGATGTAAAAGATATGGAAGAGTTATGGAAAATACCCAAAGGATCAAACTGTGCAGTTAATCAGGTTTTGTATCATTTAGGATCACGCGGGATTGAATATGATCTGCTTCCGTGGTGCAGGGGAAAAGGACTTCCAGTAATGGCTTACTGCCCTGTTGCGCAAGGCGGTGTGCTTAGAGAGGAACTTTTAGGAAATAAGACGGTGAAAAAATAG